From the Macaca nemestrina isolate mMacNem1 chromosome 7, mMacNem.hap1, whole genome shotgun sequence genome, one window contains:
- the LOC105492409 gene encoding serine/threonine-protein kinase PAK 6 isoform X2 — MFRKKKKKRPEISAPQNFQHRVHTSFDPKEGKFVGLPPQWQNILDTLRRPKPVVDPSRITRVQLQPMKTVVRGSAVPVDGYISGLLNDIQKLSVISSNTLRGRSPTSRRRAQSLGLLGDEHWATDPDMYLQSPQSERTDPHGLYLSCNGGTPAGHKQMPWPEPQSPRVLPNGLAAKAQSLGPAEFQGASPRCLQLGACLQSSPPGASPPTTTGRRGMKAAKHGSEEARPQSCLVGSATGRPGGEGSPSPKTQESSLKRRLFRSMFLSTAATAPPSSSKPGPPPQNKPNSSFRPPQKDNPPSLVAKAQSLPSDQPVGTFSPLTTSDTSSPQKSLRTAPAAGPLPGRSSPAGSPRTWHTQISTSNLYLPQDPTVAKGTLAGEDTGVVTHEQFKAALRMVVDQGDPRLLLDSYVKIGEGSTGIVCLAREKHSGRQVAVKMMDLRKQQRRELLFNEVVIMRDYQHFNVVEMYKSYLVGEELWVLMEFLQGGALTDIVSQVRLNEEQIATVCEAVLQALAYLHAQGVIHRDIKSDSILLTLDGRVKLSDFGFCAQISKDVPKRKSLVGTPYWMAPEVISRSLYATEVDIWSLGIMVIEMVDGEPPYFSDSPVQAMKRLRDSPPPKLKNSHKVSPVLRDFLERMLVRDPQERATAQELLDHPFLLQTGLPECLVPLIQLYRKQTSTC; from the exons ATGTTCcgcaagaaaaagaagaaacgcCCTGAGATCTCAGCCCCACAGAACTTCCAGCACCGTGTCCACACCTCCTTCGACCCCAAAGAAGGCAAGTTTGTGGGCCTTCCCCCACAATGGCAGAACATCCTGGACACACTGCGGCGCCCCAAGCCCGTGGTGGACCCTTCGCGAATCACACGGGTGCAGCTCCAGCCCATGAAG ACAGTGGTGCGGGGCAGCGCGGTGCCAGTGGATGGCTACATCTCGGGGCTGCTCAACGACATCCAGAAGTTGTCGGTCATCAGCTCCAACACCCTGCGCGGCCGCAGTCCCACCAGCCGGCGGCGGGCACAGTCCCTGGGGCTGCTGGGGGATGAGCACTGGGCCACCGACCCAGACATGTACCTCCAGAGTCCCCAGTCTGAGCGCACTGACCCCCACGGCCTCTACCTCAGCTGCAACGGGGGCACACCAGCAGGCCACAAGCAGATGCCGTGGCCCGAGCCACAGAGCCCACGGGTCCTGCCCAATGGGCTGGCTGCAAAGGCACAGTCCCTGGGCCCCGCCGAATTTCAGGGTGCCTCACCGCGCTGTCTGCAGCTGGGTGCTTGCCTGCAGAGCTCCCCACCAGGAGCCTCACCCCCCACAACCACTGGTAGGCGTGGAATGAAGGCTGCCAAGCATGGCTCTGAGGAGGCCCGGCCACAGTCCTGCCTGGTGGGCTCAGCCACAGGCAGGCCAGGTGGGGAAGGCAGCCCTAGCCCTaagacccaggagagcagccTGAAGCGTAGGCTATTCCGAAGCATGTTCCTGTCCACTGCTGCCACGGCCCCTCCAAGCAGCAGCAAGCCAGGCCCTCCACCACAGAACAAG CCCAACTCCTCTTTCCGACCGCCACAGAAAGACAACCCTCCAAGCCTGGTGGCCAAGGCCCAGTCCTTGCCCTCGGACCAGCCGGTGGGGACCTTCAGCCCTCTGACCACTTCGGATACCAGCAGCCCCCAAAAGTCCCTCCGCACAGCCCCGGCCGCAGGTCCGCTTCCAGGCCGGTCTTCCCCAGCAGGTTCCCCCCGCACCTGGCACACCCAGATCAGCACCAGCAACCTGTACCTGCCCCAGGACCCCACGGTTGCCAAGGGCACTCTGGCTGGTGAGGACACAGGTGTTGTGACACATgagcagttcaaggctgcactcAGGATGGTGGTGGACCAGGGTGACCCCCGGCTGTTGCTGGACAGCTACGTGAAGATTGGCGAGGGCTCCACCGGCATCGTCTGTTTGGCCCGGGAGAAGCACTCGGGCCGCCAGGTGGCCGTCAAGATGATGGACCTCAGGAAGCAGCAGCGCAGGGAGCTGCTCTTCAACGAG GTGGTGATCATGCGGGACTACCAGCACTTCAACGTGGTGGAGATGTACAAGAGCTACCTAGTGGGCGAGGAGCTGTGGGTGCTCAtggagttcctgcagggaggagCCCTCACAGACATCGTCTCCCAAGTCAG GCTGAATGAAGAGCAGATCGCCACTGTGTGTGAGGCTGTGCTGCAGGCCCTGGCTTACCTGCATGCCCAGGGTGTCATCCACCGGGACATCAAGAGTGACTCCATCCTGCTGACCCTGGATGGCAGG GTGAAGCTCTCGGACTTCGGATTCTGTGCTCAGATCAGCAAAGACGTCCCTAAGAGGAAGTCCCTGGTGGGAACCCCCTACTGGATGGCTCCTGAAGTGATCTCCAGGTCTTTGTATGCCACTGAG GTGGATATCTGGTCTCTGGGCATCATGGTGATTGAGATGGTGGATGGGGAGCCACCCTACTTCAGTGACTCCCCAGTGCAAGCCATGAAGAGGCTCCGGGACAGCCCCCCGCCCAAGCTGAAAAACTCTCACAAG GTCTCCCCAGTGCTGCGAGACTTCCTGGAGCGGATGCTGGTGCGGGACCCCCAAGAGAGAGCCACAGCCCAGGAGCTCCTAGACCACCCCTTCCTGCTGCAGACAGGGCTACCCGAGTGCCTGGTGCCCCTGATCCAGCTCTACCGCAAGCAGACCTCCACCTGCTGA
- the LOC105492409 gene encoding serine/threonine-protein kinase PAK 6 isoform X1 gives MHCKPVSHLWMELSTTLGKARISKTRDTGLIAGTMFRKKKKKRPEISAPQNFQHRVHTSFDPKEGKFVGLPPQWQNILDTLRRPKPVVDPSRITRVQLQPMKTVVRGSAVPVDGYISGLLNDIQKLSVISSNTLRGRSPTSRRRAQSLGLLGDEHWATDPDMYLQSPQSERTDPHGLYLSCNGGTPAGHKQMPWPEPQSPRVLPNGLAAKAQSLGPAEFQGASPRCLQLGACLQSSPPGASPPTTTGRRGMKAAKHGSEEARPQSCLVGSATGRPGGEGSPSPKTQESSLKRRLFRSMFLSTAATAPPSSSKPGPPPQNKPNSSFRPPQKDNPPSLVAKAQSLPSDQPVGTFSPLTTSDTSSPQKSLRTAPAAGPLPGRSSPAGSPRTWHTQISTSNLYLPQDPTVAKGTLAGEDTGVVTHEQFKAALRMVVDQGDPRLLLDSYVKIGEGSTGIVCLAREKHSGRQVAVKMMDLRKQQRRELLFNEVVIMRDYQHFNVVEMYKSYLVGEELWVLMEFLQGGALTDIVSQVRLNEEQIATVCEAVLQALAYLHAQGVIHRDIKSDSILLTLDGRVKLSDFGFCAQISKDVPKRKSLVGTPYWMAPEVISRSLYATEVDIWSLGIMVIEMVDGEPPYFSDSPVQAMKRLRDSPPPKLKNSHKVSPVLRDFLERMLVRDPQERATAQELLDHPFLLQTGLPECLVPLIQLYRKQTSTC, from the exons ATGCATTGCAAGCCTGTGTCACATCTGTGGATGGAGCTCAGCACGACCTTAGGCAAAGCCAGAATCAGCAAGACACGGGACACAGGCTTGATTGCAG GCACCATGTTCcgcaagaaaaagaagaaacgcCCTGAGATCTCAGCCCCACAGAACTTCCAGCACCGTGTCCACACCTCCTTCGACCCCAAAGAAGGCAAGTTTGTGGGCCTTCCCCCACAATGGCAGAACATCCTGGACACACTGCGGCGCCCCAAGCCCGTGGTGGACCCTTCGCGAATCACACGGGTGCAGCTCCAGCCCATGAAG ACAGTGGTGCGGGGCAGCGCGGTGCCAGTGGATGGCTACATCTCGGGGCTGCTCAACGACATCCAGAAGTTGTCGGTCATCAGCTCCAACACCCTGCGCGGCCGCAGTCCCACCAGCCGGCGGCGGGCACAGTCCCTGGGGCTGCTGGGGGATGAGCACTGGGCCACCGACCCAGACATGTACCTCCAGAGTCCCCAGTCTGAGCGCACTGACCCCCACGGCCTCTACCTCAGCTGCAACGGGGGCACACCAGCAGGCCACAAGCAGATGCCGTGGCCCGAGCCACAGAGCCCACGGGTCCTGCCCAATGGGCTGGCTGCAAAGGCACAGTCCCTGGGCCCCGCCGAATTTCAGGGTGCCTCACCGCGCTGTCTGCAGCTGGGTGCTTGCCTGCAGAGCTCCCCACCAGGAGCCTCACCCCCCACAACCACTGGTAGGCGTGGAATGAAGGCTGCCAAGCATGGCTCTGAGGAGGCCCGGCCACAGTCCTGCCTGGTGGGCTCAGCCACAGGCAGGCCAGGTGGGGAAGGCAGCCCTAGCCCTaagacccaggagagcagccTGAAGCGTAGGCTATTCCGAAGCATGTTCCTGTCCACTGCTGCCACGGCCCCTCCAAGCAGCAGCAAGCCAGGCCCTCCACCACAGAACAAG CCCAACTCCTCTTTCCGACCGCCACAGAAAGACAACCCTCCAAGCCTGGTGGCCAAGGCCCAGTCCTTGCCCTCGGACCAGCCGGTGGGGACCTTCAGCCCTCTGACCACTTCGGATACCAGCAGCCCCCAAAAGTCCCTCCGCACAGCCCCGGCCGCAGGTCCGCTTCCAGGCCGGTCTTCCCCAGCAGGTTCCCCCCGCACCTGGCACACCCAGATCAGCACCAGCAACCTGTACCTGCCCCAGGACCCCACGGTTGCCAAGGGCACTCTGGCTGGTGAGGACACAGGTGTTGTGACACATgagcagttcaaggctgcactcAGGATGGTGGTGGACCAGGGTGACCCCCGGCTGTTGCTGGACAGCTACGTGAAGATTGGCGAGGGCTCCACCGGCATCGTCTGTTTGGCCCGGGAGAAGCACTCGGGCCGCCAGGTGGCCGTCAAGATGATGGACCTCAGGAAGCAGCAGCGCAGGGAGCTGCTCTTCAACGAG GTGGTGATCATGCGGGACTACCAGCACTTCAACGTGGTGGAGATGTACAAGAGCTACCTAGTGGGCGAGGAGCTGTGGGTGCTCAtggagttcctgcagggaggagCCCTCACAGACATCGTCTCCCAAGTCAG GCTGAATGAAGAGCAGATCGCCACTGTGTGTGAGGCTGTGCTGCAGGCCCTGGCTTACCTGCATGCCCAGGGTGTCATCCACCGGGACATCAAGAGTGACTCCATCCTGCTGACCCTGGATGGCAGG GTGAAGCTCTCGGACTTCGGATTCTGTGCTCAGATCAGCAAAGACGTCCCTAAGAGGAAGTCCCTGGTGGGAACCCCCTACTGGATGGCTCCTGAAGTGATCTCCAGGTCTTTGTATGCCACTGAG GTGGATATCTGGTCTCTGGGCATCATGGTGATTGAGATGGTGGATGGGGAGCCACCCTACTTCAGTGACTCCCCAGTGCAAGCCATGAAGAGGCTCCGGGACAGCCCCCCGCCCAAGCTGAAAAACTCTCACAAG GTCTCCCCAGTGCTGCGAGACTTCCTGGAGCGGATGCTGGTGCGGGACCCCCAAGAGAGAGCCACAGCCCAGGAGCTCCTAGACCACCCCTTCCTGCTGCAGACAGGGCTACCCGAGTGCCTGGTGCCCCTGATCCAGCTCTACCGCAAGCAGACCTCCACCTGCTGA